Proteins encoded in a region of the Ralstonia pseudosolanacearum genome:
- a CDS encoding FAD assembly factor SdhE, translated as MTAVNTPTFSHQSDPHRRARLRWRARRGLLENDLIVERFFNRYETELSDDDVGALTQLFELPDNDLMDLLLARKEPEGALDVPSVRHVLSLLRAV; from the coding sequence ATGACCGCCGTGAACACTCCGACGTTTTCCCACCAGTCCGATCCGCACAGGCGCGCGCGCCTGCGCTGGCGTGCCCGACGCGGCCTGCTGGAGAACGACCTCATCGTCGAGCGTTTTTTCAACCGCTACGAGACCGAGCTGTCCGATGACGACGTCGGCGCGCTCACGCAGTTGTTCGAGTTGCCGGACAACGATCTGATGGATCTCCTGCTGGCCCGCAAGGAGCCCGAAGGAGCGCTCGATGTGCCTTCCGTACGGCATGTGCTGAGCTTGTTGCGCGCCGTCTAG
- a CDS encoding succinate dehydrogenase iron-sulfur subunit — protein sequence MKRIFEVYRYDPDKDAAPRMQTYEVELDGHERMLLDALVKLKKLDESIAFRRSCREGVCGSDAMNINGKNGLACLTNMRELPEKIVLRPLPGLPVVRDLIVDMTQFFNQYHSIKPFLINDEPPPEKERLQSPEEREELDGLYECILCASCSTSCPSFWWNPDKFVGPAGLLQAYRFIADSRDQATSERLDNLEDPYRLFRCHTIMNCVDVCPKGLNPTKAIGKIKELMVRRAV from the coding sequence TATTTTTGAAGTCTATCGCTACGATCCGGACAAGGACGCAGCGCCCCGCATGCAGACCTACGAGGTCGAGCTCGACGGTCATGAGCGCATGCTGCTCGACGCGCTGGTCAAGCTGAAGAAGCTGGACGAGTCGATCGCGTTCCGCCGCTCGTGCCGCGAAGGCGTGTGCGGCTCCGACGCCATGAACATCAACGGCAAGAATGGTCTGGCCTGCCTGACCAACATGCGCGAGCTGCCCGAGAAGATCGTGCTGCGTCCGCTGCCGGGCCTGCCCGTGGTGCGTGACCTGATCGTCGACATGACGCAGTTCTTCAACCAGTACCACTCGATCAAGCCGTTCCTGATCAACGACGAGCCGCCGCCCGAGAAGGAGCGCCTGCAGTCGCCGGAAGAGCGCGAAGAGCTCGACGGCCTGTACGAGTGCATCCTGTGCGCGAGCTGCTCGACGTCGTGCCCGTCGTTCTGGTGGAACCCGGACAAGTTCGTCGGCCCGGCCGGCCTGCTGCAGGCCTACCGTTTCATCGCCGACAGCCGTGACCAGGCGACCAGCGAGCGCCTCGACAACCTCGAGGACCCGTACCGCCTGTTCCGCTGCCACACCATCATGAACTGCGTCGATGTGTGCCCGAAGGGTCTGAACCCGACCAAGGCCATCGGCAAGATCAAGGAACTGATGGTGCGTCGCGCGGTGTAA